The genomic segment GAAGGTGTCGTAGCGGGCCCGGTCGTCCTTCATCATCTCCTTGACCTCGCCCAGCACCTTCCTCACCAGGCGGCGCCGCATGAGCTGGATCTGCCGGTCCTGCTGCAAGATCTCGCGCGAGACGTTGAGCGAGAGGTCCGCGGCGTCGACCACGCCCTTGACGAAGCGCAGGTAGTCGGGCACCAGCGCCTCGCAGTTGTCCATGATGAACACGCGCTTGACGTAGAGCTGCACGCCGCGCTTCGCGTCCCGGTAGTACAGGTCCATCGGAGCCCGCGACGGCAGGAACAGCAACGCCTGGTACTCGAACGTCCCTTCCGCCTTCACGGTGATCGTGCGGAGCGGGTCGAGCCAGTCGTGGCTGATGTGCTTGTAGAACTCGCGGTACTCCTCCTCGGAGACCTCGCCCTTCGGCCGCGCCCACAGCGCCTTGCGGGAGTTGATCGTCTCCCACTCGTGGGTGGTCTTGCCGTCCTCGGTCTTCTCCGTGCGCAGCCGGATCGGCCACGTGACGAAGTCGGAGTAGCGGCGCACGAGGTCCCGCAGCACGCTCTCCGCGGTGTAGTCGTGGAGCTGGTCCTCGGCGTCCTCGGGCTTGAGGTGCAGGGTGATCGCGGTGCCCACCGGGGCGTCCGCGTCGTCGAGGGTCTCGACCGTGTACGTGCCGCTGCCGTCGGAGGACCAGCGCGTCACCTCGGACCGGCCCGCCTTCCGCGTCACGAGGGTGACCGTGTCGGCGACCATGAACGCCGAGTAGAACCCGACACCGAACTGGCCGATCAGGTCGACGTTCGCCGAGTTCTTCGCCTCGCGGAGTTGTTTGATCAGCTCACCCGTTCCCGACTTGGCGATCGTGCCGATGAGCCCCACGACCTCGTCCCGCGACATGCCGATGCCGTTGTCGCGGACGGTGAGCGTACGCGCGACGCGGTCGACCTCCAGATCGATGTGGAGGTCGTCGATGTCGATGCCGCCGGCGTCGGCGAGATCCTTGTCGCGGAACGTCTCCAGCCGGAGCTTGTCCAGGGCGTCGGATGCGTTCGAGACGAGCTCACGCAGGAAGATGTCCTTGTTCGAGTAGATGGAGTGAACCATCAGCTGCAGGAGCTGGCGAGCTTCCGCCTGGAACTCATGCGTCTCGATTTGAGCAGTCACTCAGGTCTCCTCGCGGAAATACCGGTTTCGAGTGGGTCGCGGGTGGCGACCTCACGTCGCAGTATCTCGCGGGCTCGACGACCGGGAGCAGCACGGGCCACTCACCCGGACAGCGGTTCACAACACCGGGAGTCGCGGTGAAAATCACTCGCCATGCGCAGGCGCCTGCTGTCCTTGACCCTCGCCGCCGCCCTCGTGGCCACGGTGTCGCCCGCCGCGTCCGGGGCGAGCGCCGAACCGGCCGCGGGCGCGGAGCCCACCGCGGAGATCGACTACCACGAGTGGGCCGACGTGGCGGCCTTCCACCGCGGTGAGTCCGACGGCGTGCGCGCCACCGGCACCGGCCTCCGGCTCACCCGGGCGACGCCCGCCGACGACGGCACGGAGTACGGCCGCTGGACCTCACCGTGGTACGAACCGGGCTTCGCCGCCACCGAACTCGTCGCCTCCTGGAACGCCACCACCCCGGACGGCACGTGGGTGACCATCGAGGCCACCGCGCGGACGGACAGCGGCGAGAACACGGCGTGGTACGTGCTCGGGAAGTGGGCGTTCGGCGACGGCGACATCGAGCGCACCACGGTGGCGGGCCAGCGTGACGAGCACGCCGCCGTGTACGTGGACACGCTCGCGGCCGCCGACGGTATCGCGTTCGAGGCCTACCGGCTTCGGGTCACCCTGCACCGCGAGGATTCGACCTCGGCCACACCGCGCGTGCGTGCGCTGGGCGCGATGACGTCGGACGTCCCCGACCGCTTCACGGTGCCGACCTCCGAACCCGGCGCGGCCCGGGGCATCGAGCTGCCCGTCCCGCGGTACGCGCAGAACCTGCACTCGGGCAACTATCCCGAGTACGGCGGCGGTGGTCAGAACTGGTGCAGTCCCACCTCGACCGAGATGGTCCTGGAGTACTGGGGGCGCGGCCCGGACTCCTCCGAGCTGTCGTGGCTGCCCGACGACTACGTCGATCCGACCGTGGCACACGCTGCGCGGCACACCTACGACTACTCCTACGAGGGCACGGGCAACTGGCCGTTCAACACGGCCTACGCCGCCCACTACGGGCTGCGCGGCC from the Saccharomonospora azurea NA-128 genome contains:
- the htpG gene encoding molecular chaperone HtpG, translated to MTAQIETHEFQAEARQLLQLMVHSIYSNKDIFLRELVSNASDALDKLRLETFRDKDLADAGGIDIDDLHIDLEVDRVARTLTVRDNGIGMSRDEVVGLIGTIAKSGTGELIKQLREAKNSANVDLIGQFGVGFYSAFMVADTVTLVTRKAGRSEVTRWSSDGSGTYTVETLDDADAPVGTAITLHLKPEDAEDQLHDYTAESVLRDLVRRYSDFVTWPIRLRTEKTEDGKTTHEWETINSRKALWARPKGEVSEEEYREFYKHISHDWLDPLRTITVKAEGTFEYQALLFLPSRAPMDLYYRDAKRGVQLYVKRVFIMDNCEALVPDYLRFVKGVVDAADLSLNVSREILQQDRQIQLMRRRLVRKVLGEVKEMMKDDRARYDTFWREFGRVVKEGLVEDADNRKAILDIASFASTHSADELTTLREYVERAKDDQKHIYYLTGASRSVVENSPHMEAFRARGLEVLVLTDPIDEFWVEQVGEYEGRTFTSIAKGQVDLDGEQGGKDGEDGESSDDRTDHGSFDALREWLATTLSDHVKEVRLSNRLVTSPACLVGDTYDLPPALAKMYQQAGQEVPVAKRVLELNPQHALVTGLRDAQQAGADETALRETAELLYGMALLAEGSELSDPQRFTTVLANRLAESL
- a CDS encoding C39 family peptidase, with translation MRRRLLSLTLAAALVATVSPAASGASAEPAAGAEPTAEIDYHEWADVAAFHRGESDGVRATGTGLRLTRATPADDGTEYGRWTSPWYEPGFAATELVASWNATTPDGTWVTIEATARTDSGENTAWYVLGKWAFGDGDIERTTVAGQRDEHAAVYVDTLAAADGIAFEAYRLRVTLHREDSTSATPRVRALGAMTSDVPDRFTVPTSEPGAARGIELPVPRYAQNLHSGNYPEYGGGGQNWCSPTSTEMVLEYWGRGPDSSELSWLPDDYVDPTVAHAARHTYDYSYEGTGNWPFNTAYAAHYGLRGHVTRMHSLAELEDYVAAGVPVVTSVSFLESELDGAGYGTNGHLMVVIGFTPDGDVIVNDPASNTNEGVRNVYRRDQFETVWQRTQRHTADGGVAGGPGGIAYVIRP